A stretch of DNA from Nitrosopumilus zosterae:
ATTTTAGAATCATTGAGTGCTGGAAAAATTTCAATTAACAATGCAAAAAAGCTCCTTTCATTATATTCAATTGAAGAAGTAGAGGGATTTGCAAAGATTGACATCAACAGAAGAAAAAGACGAGGGATTCCCGAAGTAATTTTTGCAGAAACAAAAGAACTAGATGAGATTAAGAAAATCATTAAAAAAACTTTAGAAAAAACAAATTCCGTAATAATATCAAGAATTAAGAAAAATGACTATCCAGAAATTATATCATTTTCTAAGAGATTGAAAGTAATAATAAAAACTGGAAAAAATGCATCCACATTATTACTGCTTAAAAAAGCAATCAAATCTCATGGGGGAAAAGTTGGGATTCTTACTGCTGGAACATCAGATATTGGAGTTGCTGAAGAATCCAGATTGATGTGCGAAGCCATGAATTGTAAATGCATTACAGGATATGATGTTGGTGTAGCAGGAATTCAGAGAATTTTTCCAATTTTGAAAAAAATGATAAACGAAGAGGTGGATTGCATTATTGTTGCTGCTGGAATGGAAGGGGCTTTGGCCACTCTTGTTTCGTCCATGGTAGATATTCCAGTAATTGGAATTCCAACATCTGTAGGATACGGGTATGGTGAAAAAGGCATAGCGGCTTTGGCATCAATGCTTCAGAGTTGCTCTTTAGGGTTATCAGTGGTGAATATAGATAATGGAATTGCAGCCGGAGGAATTGCGGCAAATATTGCTAATAGAGCAATAAGAAAAAAGTAGTTTACAGCCAATCATAATTAGCCTCGTAAATGATATATAACATACTTTGGCGAAGTCTGGTAGTTGGCCGGCAAACGTGTTGTTCTAACTGCTGATCGTAGTTTAATGACAAATTATAGAGGAAATTTTCTTTATGGGTTTATTGCATGTGGGCCATATGAAGTACTGCCTGAATGGGTTTTTGATAAAGTATTTTGTCCATCAGTTGAAACAGATCCAATCACAGGAGAAGTCAAAGTCGCCCAAGTCGGACTAAGAAGAATTGAGAGTTCATTGATACAGGGAGGATACAAAAGAGAAGATGTTTTCATGGCACATCCAGAAATGCTTCATAAATCAATTGGGCCAGATACCAAAGTTGTAGGAATTAATGTGATGGACCCATTAGGAATGGCCCCTGTTACAACAACAATGTCACCAGAAAAATTATCCTATGTTGCAATGAAATTCAAAAAAATGTGTGCCAACATCATTCAACTCAAAAAGAAATATGATTTCAAAGTAGTAGTTGGAGGTAATGGTGCTTGGGAATTAGCTAAATCAGATAGAATGAAAATACATGGAATAGACACAGTTGTTGTAGGGGAAGCTGACGAGTTAGCAGTAGATTTGTTCCAAGATCTGGAAAAAAATGATGCGCCAGAATTGATGCATTGTTTTGTTAGAAATCTTGAAAATATCCCAGTTATCGAAGGGCCTACAATCAATTCACTGATTGAAGCAATGAGAGGTTGTGGAAGGGGATGTGACTTTTGTGACGTAAATAAAAGATCAAAGAAAGATTTGCCATTAGATAGATTGCAACATGAAGCAAAAACCAATTTAGACTATGGATTTGATTCAGTTTGGTTGCATTCAGACGAGATGTTACTTTACGGATGTGATAATAGAGATTTTATTCCAAATAGAGATGCAATAGTGGATTTGTGGAAAGGACTCAAAGGGCTAGGGGCGAATTTTGTAGGAACCACACATATGACATTCTCTGCAGTGGCAGCAGATCCAGTATTGATGCAACAAATTTCTCAAATTAATGAACAAGATAAAACAGGAAGATGGCTTGCAACCAATTTAGGAATTGAAACAGTAGCTCCTGCAATGGTAAAGAAACATCTAGGTGTAAAAACAAAACCATTTTCATCTGAAGAATGGGGAAGTGTGGTAAGAGAAGGCGCAAAAATTCTAAATGAAAATCACTGGTTCCCAGCAGCTACAATCATTATTGGTTGGCCAGATGAAACCCCAGATGACATTCAATATACAATTGACATGATGAGTGACTTTAGAGAGATGGACTTTAGAGGATTAGTAGCACCATTACTTTATCAAGACTTTAGTGAAAAGAATTCAATGCATTTTGGTAACTTGAATGAGGCGCAGTTTACGCTGTTTTGGAAATGTTGGGAAAACAATCTACGAGTAATTAATGATATCATACCCATAATTCTCAGAAATAAGACATATGGTCCACCAATGAAGGTGTTCATGTATGGAATTCTCAAAGCAGGAACATGGGCGATAATGAGATATCTGAGAGGATTATGCAAAGATCTCTTTAACGGCAGAACCCCTGATGAAATAATTGACAAGTATGCAAGAAGTAGATCAGTATCTGTACCTAAAATTCAAACTAAAAAATTATAGAGTGTTAATAGCAGCATCCGCCAAAGTGTTTCGTTTTGGTGTTAAGCAGATAAAGTAAACTTTGTCGGCTCTTTCAATGCCTTCAACTTTTTTGTAGGATTTTGATGAAATATCAAATTCATAAATCCCAGGGTCAAGAGAACCACTTGTATAAATCATCAGATACGTTTCGCCAGTTGCAGGGCTAAGTGGAATAAAGGCCATCACATATCCTTTGTATGAATTAATGGGCATTGTATTTTT
This window harbors:
- the larB gene encoding nickel pincer cofactor biosynthesis protein LarB, whose amino-acid sequence is MEINEILESLSAGKISINNAKKLLSLYSIEEVEGFAKIDINRRKRRGIPEVIFAETKELDEIKKIIKKTLEKTNSVIISRIKKNDYPEIISFSKRLKVIIKTGKNASTLLLLKKAIKSHGGKVGILTAGTSDIGVAEESRLMCEAMNCKCITGYDVGVAGIQRIFPILKKMINEEVDCIIVAAGMEGALATLVSSMVDIPVIGIPTSVGYGYGEKGIAALASMLQSCSLGLSVVNIDNGIAAGGIAANIANRAIRKK
- a CDS encoding B12-binding domain-containing radical SAM protein is translated as MAGKRVVLTADRSLMTNYRGNFLYGFIACGPYEVLPEWVFDKVFCPSVETDPITGEVKVAQVGLRRIESSLIQGGYKREDVFMAHPEMLHKSIGPDTKVVGINVMDPLGMAPVTTTMSPEKLSYVAMKFKKMCANIIQLKKKYDFKVVVGGNGAWELAKSDRMKIHGIDTVVVGEADELAVDLFQDLEKNDAPELMHCFVRNLENIPVIEGPTINSLIEAMRGCGRGCDFCDVNKRSKKDLPLDRLQHEAKTNLDYGFDSVWLHSDEMLLYGCDNRDFIPNRDAIVDLWKGLKGLGANFVGTTHMTFSAVAADPVLMQQISQINEQDKTGRWLATNLGIETVAPAMVKKHLGVKTKPFSSEEWGSVVREGAKILNENHWFPAATIIIGWPDETPDDIQYTIDMMSDFREMDFRGLVAPLLYQDFSEKNSMHFGNLNEAQFTLFWKCWENNLRVINDIIPIILRNKTYGPPMKVFMYGILKAGTWAIMRYLRGLCKDLFNGRTPDEIIDKYARSRSVSVPKIQTKKL